The Labeo rohita strain BAU-BD-2019 chromosome 19, IGBB_LRoh.1.0, whole genome shotgun sequence genome window below encodes:
- the stm gene encoding protein starmaker, whose translation MLSRTLVVPLIFALVGISISAPINDGTDNDEAAAALGNLNAPPTPLPGNGDSGTTDGKDSAENQGGPNDSSDTTEKPEADGAPDTSDTNSDKSVDEATSGPDSLDTTDTDTDTEKDTDTDTNTETDTSQQKTSDSDENNEKPSAEDSKDADHADTDSKEKESADTEEKADTDSDGSDGDSDSVEKKDSDDAHDDANKTSTEDTNDSSDKDSSDTNEQQDSDDSDKDKTDRDADEKSDEKDDKDDKDDKDTSNDSSKDSEDKGQESSETPEKSDKDSDSDTDEVKVSDDSKDQDSESKDTDSTEKKEKDQDSDSDQDTADSPDVADAKDSTEDKDKDSSDPKDTEDDGDSEKDTKDKEETNKTGSDSNEGKDKEDESKPHKQDKDDATSKEDVTASQSDESPLEEMKEDKQEDKPDSDSSSLDSNLDSDSDSKDKEQDKAKSSTESTDTESSDSDSKSDTDSSETGGEDTDEDNDSSVEKEKQESPEGASVETNDSDADSSDDHDNDSTDATTSNEENTGADSHDAADDDDDTDAHDDKVGVKDETDTASNTHDEPEHLDDTTQGSDDGSKTPMPSS comes from the exons ATGCTGTCCCG GACGCTGGTTGTTCCGTTGATTTTTGCATTAGTGGGTATCTCTATTTCTGCACCAATAAACG ATGGAACAGATAATGATG AGGCGGCTGCAGCCCTAGGGAACCTCAATG CTCCTCCAACTCCACTCCCTGGAAATGGAGACTCAG gaaCTACAGATGGAAAAGATTCAGCAGAGAATCAAGGAG GTCCCAATGATTCGTCTGACACCACTGAAAAACCAG agGCTGATGGTGCTCCTGACACATCAGACACAAACA GTGACAAAAGCGTGGATGAAGCCACCAGTGGCCCAGATTCATTAG ACACGACAGATACTGATACTGACACAGAAAAAGACACAGACACAGATACTAATACAGAAACAGATACATCACAGCAGAAGACAAGTGATTCAG ATGAGAACAATGAGAAACCATCAGCAGAGGACAGCAAAG ATGCAGATCATGCTGACACAGATTCAAAAGAAAAGGAATCTGCAG ACACGGAAGAAAAGGCAGACACTGATTCAGATGGCTCAG ACGGTGATTCTGATAGTGTGGAAAAGAAAGATTCTGATGACGCACATGATGATGCAAATAAAACCTCTACAG AAGATACAAACGATTCATCTGACAAAGATTCTTCAGACACAAATGAGCAGCAGGACTCTGACG aTTCTGACAAAGACAAAACAGACAGAGACGCTGATGAAAAGAGTGATGAGAAAGACGACAAAGACGACAAAGACGACAAAGACACCAGCAATGACTCCAGTAAAGACTCAGAAGACAAGGGTCAAGAATCCTCTGAGACGCCAGAAAAAAGTGACAAAGACAGCGACTCAGACACTGATGAGGTGAAAGTTTCAGATGATTCCAAAGACCAGGATTCAGAATCGAAAGACACCGACAGCAcggagaagaaagaaaaagaccaGGACTCCGACAGCGACCAAGACACGGCAGATTCCCCTGATGTAGCAGACGCCAAGGACAGCACTGAGGACAAAGACAAGGACAGCAGTGACCCGAAAGACACCGAAGATGATGGAGACAGTGAGAAGGACACCAAAGACAAGGAGGAGACCAATAAGACGGGCAGCGACAGCAATGAGGGAAAAGACAAAGAGGACGAATCCAAACCACACAAACAGGACAAGGACGACGCCACCTCAAAAGAAGACGTCACAGCCAGTCAGTCTGACGAAAGTCCACTGGAGGAAATGAAAGAAGACAAGCAGGAAGACAAACCTGATTCTGACAGCTCCAGTCTGGACTCAAATTTAGACTCTGACTCTGACAGCAAAGACAAAGAGCAGGACAAAGCAAAGAGCAGCACAGAGTCCACAGACACAGAAAGCTCTGATAGCGACAGCAAGAGCGACACGGACAGCTCAGAAACAGGAGGGGAAG ATACTGATGAAGACAATGACTCCAGCGTAGAAAAGGAGAAACAAG AGTCTCCTGAAGGTGCATCAGTAGAGACAAATGACTCTGATGCTGACTCCAGTG aTGACCATGACAATGACTCAACAGATGCTACGACATCAAACG AGGAAAACACTGGTGCAGACAGCCATGATGCAGCAGACG ATGATGATGACACTGATGCCCATGATGATAAAGTCGGGGTTAAAGATGAAACAG acactgCATCTAATACACACGATGAACCAGAGCATCTTGATGACACAACACAAG GATCAGATGATGGCAGCAAAACCCCTATGCCAAGCTCCTAG